Proteins encoded by one window of Phytohabitans houttuyneae:
- a CDS encoding DedA family protein, producing MIEQNEPGGVAGFATGLMETLGAPGAGLAVALENLFPPLPSELILPLAGFTASQGEISLWAAIVWTTAGSLAGALVLYALGALLGRDRMRAMAARVPLVEVADVDRSEEWFGRHGYKAVFFGRMVPVVRSFVSIPAGVERMPLAAFALFTTLGSAVWNTVFILAGYLLGENWHTVETYAGWLQWVVLAAVVVAVGWFVTGRLRKIRSRDT from the coding sequence ATGATCGAGCAGAACGAGCCCGGCGGCGTCGCCGGCTTTGCCACCGGACTGATGGAGACCCTCGGCGCGCCTGGCGCGGGTCTCGCCGTCGCGCTGGAAAACCTCTTCCCGCCGCTGCCCAGCGAGCTGATCCTGCCGCTGGCCGGCTTCACCGCGAGCCAGGGCGAGATCAGCCTTTGGGCCGCGATCGTGTGGACCACTGCAGGCTCGCTCGCCGGCGCGCTCGTGCTCTACGCACTCGGCGCGCTGCTCGGCCGTGACCGCATGCGTGCGATGGCGGCCCGCGTCCCGTTGGTAGAGGTTGCGGACGTCGATCGCAGCGAGGAGTGGTTTGGGCGGCACGGCTACAAGGCGGTGTTTTTCGGGCGGATGGTGCCGGTGGTCCGAAGCTTCGTCTCCATCCCGGCGGGGGTGGAGCGGATGCCGCTTGCCGCGTTCGCGCTGTTCACCACGCTGGGCAGCGCCGTCTGGAACACCGTCTTCATCCTCGCCGGCTACCTGCTCGGCGAAAACTGGCACACGGTCGAGACGTACGCCGGCTGGCTGCAGTGGGTGGTACTCGCCGCCGTCGTGGTCGCGGTGGGATGGTTCGTCACCGGCCGCCTTCGCAAGA
- a CDS encoding ArsR/SmtB family transcription factor: MTPPLARLAALLADGTRATFCMALLDGRAWTAGELARHAGVAASTASEHLTLLVAGGLLAEEHQGRHRYVRLATPRVAELIEEMSVYADAGSPAPPKSLRGAVASEAMARARTCYDHLAGRLGVRVTDAMAARGLLGTESGFAVTERGRVWLESEVGATLGSGGRRPLVRACLDWTERRPHLAGAAGAALCQRLHERGWVVRIGSQRAVRVTPAGEAGLRELLGLTPADLA, translated from the coding sequence ATGACGCCACCTCTCGCCCGCCTCGCGGCGCTGCTCGCGGATGGCACGCGGGCCACGTTCTGCATGGCGCTGCTCGACGGCCGGGCCTGGACCGCGGGCGAGCTCGCCCGCCATGCGGGCGTCGCCGCATCCACCGCCAGCGAGCACCTCACCCTCCTCGTCGCCGGCGGCCTCCTGGCCGAGGAACACCAGGGCCGCCACCGCTACGTCCGATTGGCCACGCCCAGGGTGGCTGAGCTGATCGAGGAGATGTCCGTGTACGCGGACGCCGGCTCGCCCGCACCCCCGAAGTCCCTGCGCGGCGCCGTCGCGAGCGAGGCGATGGCGAGGGCCCGCACCTGCTACGACCACCTGGCCGGGCGGCTCGGCGTGCGCGTGACGGACGCGATGGCCGCACGCGGCCTGCTGGGCACGGAGTCCGGTTTCGCCGTCACCGAGCGCGGCCGCGTGTGGCTGGAGTCTGAGGTGGGCGCCACGCTGGGCAGCGGCGGACGCCGTCCACTGGTGCGCGCCTGCCTCGACTGGACCGAACGCCGCCCTCATCTGGCGGGCGCCGCGGGTGCCGCGCTGTGCCAGCGCCTGCACGAGCGCGGGTGGGTGGTGCGGATCGGTTCCCAACGCGCGGTCCGCGTCACGCCTGCGGGTGAGGCCGGCCTGCGCGAGCTGCTCGGTCTGACGCCGGCTGACCTGGCGTAG